From Aquabacter sp. L1I39, the proteins below share one genomic window:
- a CDS encoding chorismate mutase has product MPEGLRAARVEIDAIDDAMVDLLVRRLKVVEKVVAIKAEAGIPALLPDRVEEVVERVCARARALGLPEDLPETLWREIIAWTIRYENAHLPETGAPGASN; this is encoded by the coding sequence GTGCCCGAAGGCCTTCGCGCCGCACGGGTGGAGATCGACGCCATCGACGATGCGATGGTCGATCTCCTGGTGCGGCGGCTGAAGGTGGTGGAGAAGGTGGTGGCCATCAAGGCGGAGGCGGGCATCCCCGCCTTGCTGCCGGACCGGGTGGAAGAGGTGGTGGAGCGTGTCTGCGCCCGCGCCCGCGCCTTGGGCCTGCCGGAGGACCTGCCGGAGACCCTGTGGCGGGAAATCATCGCCTGGACCATCCGCTACGAGAATGCCCATCTCCCCGAGACGGGAGCCCCCGGCGCCTCCAATTGA
- the nagZ gene encoding beta-N-acetylhexosaminidase has translation MTSKAFIVGLSGPALTASEKAFLAAQSPWGLILFARNVETPDQVRRLVEEARAAIGWRVPVLIDQEGGRVQRLKPPHWPEYPAGEAFGALYRRDPAAGLQAVRLNSRLIASDLFALGIDVDCLPVADLRLPEGHGIIGNRAYGEEPASVSALARAAAEGLLEGGVLPVVKHIPGHGRAPVDSHERLPVVHAARAELERTDFAAFRPLADLPLGMTAHVVYADLDADRPATTSPVVMEEVVRGFIGFSGLVMSDDLSMGALSGTVATRAEAALAAGCDMLLHCNGRLDEMEPIAAVTPVLSGLALERAERALAARVAPAPFDADAARAARDRLLRLTD, from the coding sequence ATGACGTCCAAAGCCTTCATTGTCGGCCTCTCCGGGCCCGCCCTCACCGCGTCCGAAAAGGCCTTTCTCGCGGCCCAATCGCCGTGGGGCCTCATCCTGTTCGCGCGCAATGTGGAGACGCCCGACCAGGTGCGCCGGCTGGTGGAGGAGGCGCGCGCCGCCATTGGCTGGCGCGTGCCGGTGCTCATCGACCAGGAAGGTGGCCGCGTCCAGCGCCTCAAGCCCCCGCATTGGCCGGAATATCCCGCCGGCGAGGCCTTCGGCGCCCTTTATCGCCGCGATCCGGCCGCGGGCCTTCAGGCGGTGCGGCTGAATTCCCGCCTCATCGCCTCCGACCTTTTCGCCCTTGGCATCGATGTGGACTGCCTGCCAGTTGCGGACCTGCGCCTGCCCGAGGGCCACGGCATCATCGGCAACCGCGCCTATGGGGAGGAGCCGGCCTCCGTCTCGGCGCTTGCGCGCGCCGCCGCCGAGGGGCTGCTTGAGGGGGGCGTGCTGCCGGTCGTGAAGCATATTCCCGGCCATGGCCGCGCGCCCGTGGACAGCCATGAGCGCCTGCCAGTGGTCCATGCCGCCCGCGCCGAGCTGGAGCGCACGGATTTTGCCGCGTTCCGGCCGCTCGCCGACCTGCCGCTCGGCATGACCGCCCATGTGGTCTATGCGGACCTCGATGCGGATCGCCCTGCCACCACCTCGCCGGTGGTGATGGAAGAGGTGGTGCGTGGCTTCATAGGCTTTTCCGGCCTCGTCATGAGCGACGACCTGTCCATGGGCGCGCTCTCAGGAACGGTTGCGACGCGGGCTGAGGCCGCGCTCGCCGCCGGTTGCGACATGCTGCTCCACTGCAATGGCCGCCTCGACGAGATGGAACCCATCGCCGCCGTCACGCCGGTCCTGTCCGGTCTCGCTCTGGAGCGGGCGGAGCGGGCATTGGCCGCGCGGGTCGCGCCTGCACCCTTCGATGCGGATGCCGCCCGCGCCGCGCGCGACCGGCTCCTGCGCCTGACCGATTGA
- the recJ gene encoding single-stranded-DNA-specific exonuclease RecJ: protein MQLTNRPFLNVSTSVTGRTWRDRLDVRASQTALAIAQRHRVPDLLARVLAGRGVEIEDVPGHLDPTIRALLPDPSTLTDMDAAVERLAEAVCTQESVAVFGDYDVDGATATALLVSTLRAGGLDPLFHIPDRIFEGYGPNVGAIEELASRGVTLLVTVDCGTTSTEPLAAARKLGLDVIVLDHHQAGERLPSATAIVNPNREDDLSGLGHLCAAGVVFLTCVGLVRRLREEGHWTTARPAPDLLSSLDLVALGTVADVVPLIGLNRAFVTKGLVALRRRERAGLTALMDASRLDGPPRPWHLGFLLGPRINAGGRIGDATLGTRLLLTQDGMEARAIAAELDRLNTERQEVERAILAAAEAEAFAAHGLDDAGAAVVVSGDGWHPGVVGLVASRLKEKFNKPAFAIAFNGETGTGSARSIPGVDLGKAVRAAVEAGLLMKGGGHAMAAGLTVERHRLGDLRVFIEQALAASVLKARGQDALSIDGALTASGATPNLVEMISRAGPFGAGCSEPVFAFPNHKVTYAEAFGAGHVRARLTAADGTSVKAVAFRVAEEPIGRALLSGRGRILHVAGTLDVEHWQGEARVSLRVRDVAEPA from the coding sequence ATGCAGCTGACGAATCGCCCGTTCCTGAACGTGTCGACCTCGGTGACCGGTCGCACCTGGCGCGACCGGCTGGATGTGCGCGCCTCGCAGACTGCCTTGGCCATCGCCCAGCGCCACCGCGTGCCGGATTTGCTCGCACGCGTTCTCGCGGGGCGGGGCGTCGAGATCGAGGACGTGCCGGGTCATCTCGACCCCACCATTCGCGCCCTGCTGCCCGATCCCAGCACGCTGACCGACATGGACGCCGCCGTCGAGCGGCTCGCGGAGGCGGTGTGCACACAGGAGAGCGTGGCCGTCTTCGGCGATTACGACGTGGACGGTGCCACCGCCACGGCTCTCTTGGTGAGCACGTTGCGCGCCGGCGGCCTCGATCCCCTGTTTCACATTCCCGACCGCATCTTCGAGGGCTATGGGCCCAATGTGGGGGCCATCGAGGAACTGGCCTCGCGCGGCGTGACCCTTCTGGTGACCGTGGATTGCGGCACCACCTCCACAGAGCCGCTGGCCGCTGCCCGCAAGCTCGGCCTAGACGTGATCGTGCTCGACCATCACCAGGCCGGCGAGCGCCTGCCGAGCGCCACCGCCATCGTCAATCCCAACCGGGAGGATGACCTCTCGGGCCTTGGCCATTTGTGCGCGGCGGGTGTGGTGTTCCTGACCTGCGTCGGGCTCGTGCGCAGGCTGCGGGAGGAGGGGCACTGGACCACTGCCCGGCCCGCACCCGACCTGCTGTCCAGCCTCGATCTGGTTGCGCTCGGAACGGTCGCGGACGTGGTGCCCCTCATCGGCCTCAACCGCGCCTTCGTCACCAAGGGGCTGGTGGCCCTGCGGCGCCGCGAGCGGGCAGGGCTCACAGCTCTCATGGATGCCAGCCGCCTGGATGGCCCCCCGCGCCCCTGGCATCTGGGCTTTCTGCTAGGGCCGCGCATCAATGCGGGCGGTCGCATCGGAGATGCGACGCTGGGTACGCGCCTTCTGCTGACGCAGGACGGTATGGAGGCCCGCGCCATCGCCGCCGAGCTCGATCGCCTGAACACCGAGCGCCAGGAGGTGGAGCGCGCCATCCTCGCCGCCGCCGAGGCGGAGGCTTTCGCCGCTCATGGTCTCGATGATGCCGGTGCGGCCGTGGTGGTGAGCGGCGATGGCTGGCACCCCGGCGTCGTCGGCCTGGTGGCTTCCCGCCTCAAGGAGAAGTTTAATAAGCCGGCCTTCGCCATTGCTTTCAATGGAGAAACCGGAACCGGCTCGGCCCGCTCGATCCCTGGCGTTGACCTCGGCAAGGCGGTGCGCGCGGCGGTGGAGGCGGGGCTTCTAATGAAGGGCGGGGGGCATGCCATGGCGGCGGGCCTCACCGTGGAGCGGCATCGGCTGGGAGACTTGCGCGTCTTCATCGAGCAGGCGTTGGCCGCCTCCGTGCTCAAGGCGCGGGGCCAGGATGCCCTTTCCATTGATGGTGCCCTGACCGCCTCCGGTGCCACACCGAACCTGGTGGAGATGATCTCCCGCGCCGGCCCGTTCGGCGCCGGCTGCTCGGAGCCGGTCTTTGCCTTCCCCAACCACAAGGTGACTTACGCCGAGGCGTTCGGCGCGGGCCATGTGCGCGCCCGACTCACCGCCGCCGACGGCACCAGCGTGAAGGCGGTGGCCTTCCGGGTCGCCGAGGAGCCCATCGGTCGCGCGCTGCTGAGCGGGCGGGGACGCATCCTTCATGTGGCGGGAACGCTGGATGTGGAGCACTGGCAGGGCGAGGCGCGGGTGAGCCTGCGGGTGCGGGACGTCGCAGAACCCGCGTAA
- the gatA gene encoding Asp-tRNA(Asn)/Glu-tRNA(Gln) amidotransferase subunit GatA: MTALNQLTLTQAREGLAQGEFTAVELTDAYLSAMEQGRDLNAYVLETADKARDMAKASDERIASGDAGPLEGLPIGVKDMFCTEGVETTACSNILKGFVPQYESTVTSQLWKAGAVMLGKLNNDEFAMGSSNETSAFGPTVSPWRRDGSSAPLVPGGSSGGSAAAVAGFLCAGATGTDTGGSIRQPAAFTGTVGIKPTYGRCSRWGIVAYASSLDQAGPFARTVNDAAILLKSMAGYDPKDSTSVNLRVPDYEDAVGQSVRGKRIGIPREYRVDGMSQEIVELWDQGTAMLRDAGAEIVDISLPHTKYALPAYYIVALAEASSNLARYDGVRYGLREPGRDVVEMYERTRAAGFGAEVRRRIMIGTYVLSAGYYDAYYVKAQKVRTLIKRDFDDVFAQGVDAVLTPATPSPAFGIAEKVSADPVEMYLNDVFTVTVNLAGLPGLSLPAGFSADGLPLGLQLIGRPFEEETLFSLGQVIEESAGRFPVEDIWWAD, from the coding sequence ATGACCGCGCTCAACCAGCTCACCCTGACCCAGGCGCGCGAGGGCCTCGCCCAGGGCGAATTCACCGCGGTCGAACTGACCGATGCCTATCTCTCCGCCATGGAGCAGGGGCGCGACCTCAACGCCTATGTGCTGGAAACCGCCGACAAGGCCCGCGACATGGCCAAGGCCAGCGACGAACGGATCGCCTCGGGCGATGCCGGCCCGCTGGAGGGCTTGCCCATCGGCGTCAAGGACATGTTTTGCACCGAGGGGGTGGAGACCACCGCCTGCTCGAACATCCTGAAGGGCTTCGTGCCGCAGTACGAGTCCACCGTGACGAGCCAGCTCTGGAAGGCCGGCGCGGTGATGCTGGGCAAGCTCAACAATGACGAGTTCGCCATGGGCTCGTCCAACGAGACCTCGGCCTTCGGCCCCACCGTCTCGCCTTGGCGGCGGGACGGGTCTAGCGCGCCGCTGGTGCCCGGCGGCTCGTCGGGCGGCTCGGCGGCGGCGGTGGCCGGCTTCCTGTGCGCCGGTGCCACCGGCACCGATACGGGCGGCTCCATCCGCCAGCCGGCGGCCTTCACCGGTACTGTGGGCATCAAGCCCACTTATGGCCGCTGCTCGCGCTGGGGCATCGTGGCCTATGCCTCCTCGCTCGATCAGGCCGGCCCCTTCGCCCGCACGGTGAACGACGCCGCCATCCTTTTGAAGTCCATGGCGGGCTATGACCCCAAGGATTCCACCTCGGTGAATCTGCGGGTGCCGGATTATGAGGATGCGGTGGGCCAGTCCGTGCGCGGCAAGCGCATCGGCATTCCCCGCGAATATCGCGTGGACGGCATGTCGCAGGAGATCGTCGAGCTCTGGGACCAGGGCACGGCCATGCTGCGGGACGCGGGCGCCGAGATCGTCGACATCTCCCTGCCGCACACCAAATACGCCCTGCCGGCCTATTATATCGTGGCGCTAGCGGAGGCCTCCTCCAACCTCGCCCGCTATGACGGCGTGCGCTATGGCCTGCGCGAGCCCGGCCGCGACGTGGTGGAGATGTATGAGCGCACCCGTGCCGCCGGCTTCGGCGCCGAGGTGCGGCGGCGCATCATGATCGGCACCTATGTGCTCTCCGCCGGCTATTACGATGCTTATTATGTGAAGGCGCAGAAGGTCCGCACCCTCATCAAGCGCGACTTCGACGACGTGTTTGCGCAGGGCGTGGATGCCGTCCTCACCCCCGCCACCCCTTCGCCCGCCTTCGGCATCGCCGAAAAGGTGAGTGCCGATCCGGTGGAGATGTATCTCAACGACGTCTTCACCGTGACGGTGAATCTGGCCGGCCTGCCGGGCCTGTCCCTGCCGGCGGGCTTCTCCGCCGATGGCCTCCCGCTGGGCCTCCAGCTTATCGGTCGCCCGTTCGAGGAAGAGACGCTGTTCTCGCTCGGCCAGGTGATCGAGGAATCCGCCGGCCGCTTCCCGGTTGAAGACATCTGGTGGGCAGATTGA
- the recQ gene encoding DNA helicase RecQ: protein MMSPSSAESFSPSTPAPSREPRNILRHVFGYEAFRGRQAEIVDHVVNGGDALVLMPTGGGKSLCYQVPALARAGTGIVISPLIALMHDQVQALRQLGVKAAMLNSSLTPAEARQVERDLAMGELDLLYVAPERLLTDGFLTLLQGARIALFAIDEAHCVSQWGHDFRPEYRQLTILHERFPSVPRIALTATADGPTRREIVERLGLEDGEVFLSSFDRPNIRYRIQPKNNPKAQLRALLDAHEGEAGIVYCMSRAKVEATAEALADEGRVALPYHAGLDPQVRARNQDRFLKEEGVVMVATIAFGMGIDKPDVRFVVHLDLPKSIEAYYQETGRAGRDGLPSEALLLYGMEDVAKLIQFVDASDASEARKRVERQKLDALLGLCETASCRRQVLLAYFEEELHEPCGNCDTCLEPVRTYDGTEAVQKLLSCIYRTKEMFGAGHVIDVLTGTATDKVHKFGHETLSTFGIGKDVTRDDWRAILRQVVALGLVAVDVEGHGGLSLTAACRPVLRGERRIELKVEKRTRPARTQGGARVPRAGPTDPRDEALYQKLKALRLELARAQGVPPYVIFHDTTLLDIAHARPRSLAAFGDISGVGEAKLERYGAQFLALVREAGEGR, encoded by the coding sequence ATGATGTCCCCGTCTTCCGCCGAGTCGTTCTCCCCCTCCACGCCCGCTCCGTCGCGCGAGCCCAGGAACATCCTGCGCCACGTCTTCGGCTATGAGGCGTTCCGGGGACGGCAGGCGGAGATCGTCGACCATGTGGTGAATGGCGGCGACGCCCTGGTACTGATGCCCACGGGCGGCGGCAAATCGCTGTGCTACCAGGTGCCGGCCTTGGCACGGGCGGGCACGGGCATCGTTATCTCGCCCCTCATCGCCTTGATGCACGACCAGGTGCAGGCGCTGCGCCAGCTGGGCGTGAAGGCGGCCATGCTCAATTCCTCCCTCACCCCAGCCGAGGCGCGCCAGGTGGAGCGGGACCTGGCCATGGGCGAGCTTGACCTGCTTTATGTAGCACCCGAGCGGCTGCTGACCGACGGCTTCCTCACCTTGCTGCAAGGCGCGCGCATCGCGCTCTTCGCCATCGATGAGGCGCATTGCGTCTCCCAATGGGGGCACGATTTCCGGCCCGAATATCGCCAGCTGACCATCCTGCACGAGCGCTTCCCCTCGGTGCCGCGCATCGCGTTGACCGCCACGGCGGATGGCCCGACCCGGCGGGAGATCGTGGAGCGGCTGGGGCTTGAGGACGGGGAGGTGTTCCTCTCCTCCTTCGACCGGCCCAATATCCGCTATCGCATCCAGCCAAAGAACAATCCCAAGGCCCAGCTCCGGGCGCTGCTCGACGCCCATGAGGGCGAGGCGGGCATTGTCTATTGCATGAGCCGGGCGAAGGTCGAGGCCACCGCCGAGGCGCTGGCCGACGAGGGGCGGGTGGCGCTGCCCTATCATGCGGGCCTTGATCCGCAGGTGCGCGCCCGCAACCAGGACCGCTTCCTGAAGGAAGAAGGGGTGGTGATGGTGGCCACCATCGCCTTCGGCATGGGCATCGACAAGCCGGACGTGCGCTTCGTTGTCCATCTCGACCTGCCCAAGAGCATCGAGGCCTATTACCAGGAGACCGGCCGCGCCGGCCGCGATGGCCTGCCCTCCGAGGCGCTGCTCCTCTATGGCATGGAGGACGTGGCCAAGCTCATCCAGTTCGTGGATGCCTCCGACGCCTCCGAGGCGCGCAAAAGGGTGGAGCGTCAGAAGCTCGATGCGCTGCTGGGCCTGTGCGAGACGGCAAGCTGCCGCCGCCAGGTCCTGCTCGCCTATTTCGAGGAAGAGCTGCACGAGCCCTGCGGCAATTGCGACACCTGCCTGGAGCCCGTGCGCACCTATGACGGCACCGAGGCGGTGCAGAAGCTCTTATCCTGCATCTATCGCACCAAGGAGATGTTCGGCGCCGGCCATGTGATCGATGTGCTCACCGGCACCGCCACCGACAAGGTGCACAAGTTCGGCCATGAGACCTTGAGCACGTTCGGCATCGGCAAGGATGTGACCCGCGACGATTGGCGGGCCATCCTGCGGCAGGTGGTGGCGCTGGGGCTCGTGGCGGTGGATGTGGAGGGCCATGGCGGGCTTTCGCTGACCGCCGCCTGCCGGCCGGTGCTGCGCGGCGAGCGGCGCATCGAATTGAAAGTGGAAAAGCGCACCCGCCCGGCCCGCACCCAAGGCGGCGCTCGCGTGCCGCGCGCCGGCCCCACCGATCCGCGCGACGAGGCGCTCTACCAGAAGCTGAAGGCCCTGCGGCTGGAACTGGCGCGGGCGCAAGGCGTGCCGCCTTATGTGATTTTCCACGACACCACGCTCTTGGACATCGCCCATGCCCGGCCCCGGTCACTGGCGGCCTTCGGCGACATTTCGGGCGTCGGCGAGGCCAAGCTCGAGCGCTATGGCGCCCAGTTCCTGGCCCTGGTGCGGGAGGCGGGCGAGGGGCGCTGA
- a CDS encoding response regulator, with translation MPKTVMIVEDNELNMKLFHDLLEAHGYRTVQTRNGIEAMGLARQHMPDLILMDIQLPEVSGLEVTKWLKADPELKSIPVVAVTAFAMKGDEERIRSGGCEAYLSKPISVAKFLETVKQYSGG, from the coding sequence ATGCCGAAGACCGTGATGATCGTGGAAGACAACGAGCTCAATATGAAGCTCTTCCACGATTTGCTGGAAGCGCACGGCTACCGCACGGTGCAGACCCGCAATGGCATTGAGGCCATGGGCCTCGCCCGCCAGCACATGCCCGACCTCATCCTCATGGATATTCAATTGCCCGAGGTTTCCGGGCTTGAAGTGACAAAGTGGTTGAAGGCCGACCCGGAGCTGAAATCCATTCCCGTGGTCGCGGTAACCGCCTTCGCCATGAAGGGAGACGAGGAGCGCATCCGCTCGGGCGGCTGCGAGGCCTATCTCTCCAAGCCCATTTCGGTGGCTAAGTTTCTGGAGACCGTGAAGCAGTATTCAGGCGGCTAA
- the scpB gene encoding SMC-Scp complex subunit ScpB: MSAPKTPASRSAPRIDLFDERPLDAREEALVRDIRVIEALLFTATAPVTAREMAPHLTREADIGALMDVLTADYARRGVNILKVAGGWMLRTAPDLAHLRAGAGPEPRKLSRAATEVLAIIAYHQPVTRAEIEEIRGVTTSKGTLDVLLESGWIRLRGRRKAPGRPVTYGTTSAFLIHFGLDAVQDLPGLDELKGAGLLDGRIPPGFAIPLPSDDDALRDDEEPLEETPLDFTLTSGAKDED; encoded by the coding sequence ATGAGCGCGCCCAAAACCCCCGCCAGCCGGTCCGCGCCCCGCATCGACCTGTTCGACGAACGTCCGCTGGACGCGCGCGAGGAGGCGCTCGTCCGGGACATTCGCGTCATCGAAGCCTTGCTCTTCACCGCTACCGCCCCGGTGACGGCCCGCGAGATGGCGCCTCACTTGACGCGCGAGGCGGACATCGGCGCGCTCATGGACGTTTTGACCGCCGATTATGCCCGCCGGGGGGTCAATATCCTCAAGGTGGCCGGCGGCTGGATGTTGCGCACCGCGCCGGACCTTGCCCATCTGCGCGCCGGTGCCGGGCCTGAGCCGCGCAAGCTCTCGCGCGCCGCCACCGAGGTGCTGGCCATCATCGCCTACCACCAGCCGGTGACCCGGGCCGAGATCGAGGAGATCCGCGGGGTCACCACCTCCAAGGGCACGCTGGACGTGCTGCTGGAAAGCGGCTGGATCCGCTTGCGGGGACGACGCAAGGCACCGGGGCGGCCGGTGACCTATGGCACCACGTCCGCCTTCCTCATCCATTTCGGCCTGGACGCGGTGCAGGATTTGCCCGGCCTCGACGAGCTGAAGGGGGCGGGCTTGCTCGATGGCCGTATCCCGCCCGGTTTCGCCATTCCCCTGCCCAGCGACGACGATGCCTTGCGCGACGACGAGGAGCCGCTGGAGGAGACCCCGCTGGACTTCACGCTCACCTCCGGCGCGAAGGATGAGGACTGA
- the gatC gene encoding Asp-tRNA(Asn)/Glu-tRNA(Gln) amidotransferase subunit GatC: MSVDQATVRRVAHLARIAVREEELSALQGELNAILQFVEQLSALDVSGVEPMTGVVPQNLPMREDVVTDGHYPEKILANAPEAEGGFFTVPKVVE; encoded by the coding sequence ATGTCCGTCGATCAGGCGACCGTACGGAGGGTGGCGCATCTGGCGCGCATCGCCGTGCGCGAAGAGGAACTTTCCGCGCTTCAGGGGGAGCTGAACGCCATCCTTCAGTTCGTGGAGCAGCTCTCCGCCCTCGACGTGTCGGGCGTCGAGCCCATGACCGGCGTGGTGCCGCAGAACCTGCCCATGCGCGAGGACGTGGTCACCGACGGCCATTATCCCGAAAAGATCCTCGCCAATGCCCCCGAGGCCGAGGGCGGCTTCTTCACGGTTCCGAAGGTGGTGGAATGA
- a CDS encoding segregation and condensation protein A: MTTAPVSPDFAEDALPSEAADGAFVVDIDGFEGPLDLLLALARTQKVDLTRLSILALANQYLAFIEAARKVRLELAADYLVMAAWLAYLKSRLLLPPPPREDGPSAEELADAFARRLRHLERIRQAAEKLMARKRLGIDVFPRAQVEAPEVEGKVTYTATLYDLLSAYAAQRQKKALSYVTLKTRAVWSLADARARLERLVGMTGDWIRLDQFLIEYLTEPDQRATAIASSFTASLELVKEGLLDIRQDAHFAPLWLRPRADGTSGEGGA, encoded by the coding sequence ATGACCACCGCGCCCGTCTCCCCCGATTTTGCCGAGGACGCGCTGCCCTCGGAGGCGGCGGACGGGGCCTTCGTCGTGGATATTGACGGGTTCGAGGGGCCGCTCGACCTGCTGCTCGCCTTGGCGCGCACCCAGAAGGTGGACCTCACCCGCCTGTCCATCCTGGCTTTGGCCAACCAGTATCTCGCCTTCATCGAGGCGGCACGGAAGGTGCGCCTGGAACTGGCCGCCGACTATCTGGTGATGGCGGCGTGGCTCGCCTACCTGAAATCCCGCCTGCTCCTGCCGCCCCCGCCCCGCGAGGACGGGCCGAGCGCGGAAGAGCTGGCGGACGCCTTCGCCCGGCGCTTGCGGCATCTGGAGCGCATCCGGCAGGCCGCCGAGAAGCTGATGGCGCGCAAGCGTCTCGGCATCGACGTCTTCCCCCGCGCCCAGGTAGAGGCGCCGGAGGTGGAGGGCAAGGTCACCTATACGGCAACGCTCTATGACCTTCTCTCCGCCTACGCCGCCCAGCGCCAGAAGAAGGCGCTGTCCTATGTGACGCTGAAGACCCGCGCGGTGTGGTCGCTGGCGGACGCCCGCGCGCGGCTGGAGCGGCTTGTGGGCATGACGGGGGATTGGATCCGGCTCGACCAGTTCCTGATCGAATATCTCACCGAGCCGGACCAGCGGGCCACCGCCATCGCCTCCAGCTTCACCGCAAGCCTCGAACTGGTGAAGGAGGGCCTCCTGGACATCCGCCAGGACGCCCATTTCGCCCCGCTCTGGCTGCGGCCGCGGGCAGATGGCACCAGCGGGGAGGGCGGTGCATGA
- a CDS encoding DNA polymerase IV, producing the protein MNLDGSRPAPGFCRDCLAEAGDGPRCRACGSPRLVRHPKIHTLSIAHVDCDAFYAAIEKRDNPALRNVPVIIGGGVRGVVSTACYIARIHGVRSAMPMFKAKALCPQAVIVKPDMRKYAAVGRQVRAMMQDLTPLVEPLSIDEAFLDLSGTEKLHGLSPARTLARFAGQVEREIGITVSVGLAANKFLAKTASDLDKPRGFSVLGLEEAAEFLAGRPVTFIWGVGPAFGARLAKDGFSRIADIQRAEESKLGRLYGAEGLRLWRLARGLDARIVEPAREAKSVSAETTFDTDIADLRPLEQTLYALCEEVCGRLKRKAIAGRTVTVKLKTADFRLRTRSRTLESPTILAARLYEAAHDLLVKEVDGTRFRLVGVGLSDLGPADEADPTDLIDTRTPRIKAAEAAMDKLKAKFGDAAVERGILLGTGKRGKRQRDG; encoded by the coding sequence ATGAATCTGGACGGGTCTCGCCCTGCCCCCGGCTTCTGTCGCGACTGCCTCGCGGAAGCGGGAGACGGGCCACGCTGCCGGGCCTGCGGCAGTCCGAGGCTGGTGCGGCATCCCAAGATCCACACCCTCTCCATCGCCCATGTGGATTGCGACGCCTTCTATGCGGCCATTGAAAAGCGGGACAATCCCGCCCTGCGGAATGTGCCCGTCATCATCGGAGGGGGCGTGCGCGGCGTGGTGTCCACGGCCTGCTATATCGCGCGCATCCATGGGGTGCGCTCCGCCATGCCCATGTTCAAGGCGAAGGCGCTTTGCCCGCAGGCGGTGATCGTGAAGCCCGACATGCGCAAATATGCCGCCGTGGGCCGGCAGGTGCGGGCGATGATGCAGGATTTGACGCCGCTGGTGGAGCCGCTCTCCATCGACGAGGCCTTCCTGGACCTCTCCGGCACCGAGAAGCTGCACGGCCTCTCCCCCGCCCGCACGCTCGCGCGCTTTGCCGGGCAGGTGGAACGTGAGATCGGGATTACCGTGTCGGTGGGCCTCGCCGCCAACAAATTCCTGGCCAAGACCGCCTCCGATCTCGACAAGCCCCGCGGCTTCTCGGTGCTGGGCCTTGAGGAAGCAGCGGAATTTCTCGCCGGGCGGCCGGTCACCTTCATCTGGGGCGTCGGGCCGGCCTTTGGCGCGCGGCTGGCCAAGGACGGCTTTTCCCGCATCGCAGACATCCAGCGGGCGGAGGAATCAAAGCTCGGGCGGCTCTATGGCGCCGAGGGCCTGCGTCTGTGGCGGCTGGCGCGGGGCCTTGATGCGCGCATTGTTGAGCCCGCGCGGGAGGCAAAAAGCGTCTCAGCCGAAACCACGTTCGACACCGACATCGCCGACCTGCGCCCCCTGGAGCAGACCCTTTATGCCCTGTGTGAAGAGGTGTGCGGCCGCCTGAAACGCAAGGCAATCGCGGGACGGACTGTCACGGTGAAGCTGAAGACCGCCGACTTCCGTCTGCGCACCCGCTCGCGGACACTGGAAAGCCCGACGATCCTGGCCGCCCGGCTCTATGAGGCGGCGCACGACCTGCTGGTGAAGGAAGTGGACGGCACTCGCTTTCGCCTCGTGGGCGTTGGCCTCTCCGATCTCGGGCCGGCGGACGAGGCGGACCCCACCGATCTCATCGACACCCGCACGCCCCGCATCAAGGCGGCGGAAGCGGCCATGGACAAGCTGAAAGCCAAGTTCGGGGACGCGGCTGTCGAGCGCGGCATCCTTCTGGGCACCGGCAAGCGCGGCAAGCGGCAGCGGGACGGGTAA
- a CDS encoding DUF3572 domain-containing protein produces the protein MPIKDRPGFKSRSPKEVRAAAQELAVTALSFLAKDVERIGGFLAATGMGPADLRAAASRPEFGAGVLGFILSDEPMLLAFCADAGFRPEDVIRAHAVLDPPFDPDSPVRRG, from the coding sequence ATGCCCATCAAGGATCGCCCCGGTTTCAAATCGCGCTCGCCCAAGGAGGTCCGCGCCGCCGCGCAGGAGCTTGCCGTGACCGCTTTGTCCTTCCTGGCCAAGGATGTGGAGCGCATCGGCGGCTTCCTCGCCGCCACCGGCATGGGGCCGGCGGACCTGCGCGCCGCGGCTTCCCGGCCGGAATTCGGCGCTGGCGTGCTGGGCTTCATCCTGTCCGACGAGCCCATGCTGCTGGCTTTCTGCGCCGATGCGGGCTTCCGGCCGGAGGATGTGATTCGCGCCCATGCGGTGCTCGACCCGCCCTTCGACCCCGATTCCCCGGTCCGCCGGGGATGA